CGTCCCGACGCCGCCAACGATGGTCCCCACCGCGCCGAAACCCACGATGGCCAGTGCCCGTCGTCTGCTGACCTCACTGCTCATCGAGAACCCTTCTGCGCTGTTCATACTCCGCCTGGTCGATCGCCCCACGGGCGAGCCGCTCGGTGAGGATGGCGCCCGCCATGTCATCGCCCCCGCCCGGCACCCGGCGTGCCGGGCGTCTGACGCCGGCGCGTCGCAGAAGCGCAAGGCCCCACACCAGCACCGCCACACTCAGCAGTAGCACGCCGGGCCAGACCCACATCAGGCCCGAATTTGCAACGGTCATCAGTCTCCATCTCGATGCTGCGGGGGGGGCGGACATACCTGCCCAGGTATCTGGCCGTGCTCTGGACCTCGTCCCTTCGTGGCGGTGAGAGGTCCCCCCACACTGCGACTGCACGTCGGGATCGTCCCTGACCAGGTAAAACACCAACTGCATGACGTTCTCGGGGTTCGATATCGGTGGAGTTTCACTGCAATCGCTGGCTTACCTGCGGCCGTACCGGTCGGGAATGTTGCCCCTGGCTGAAGCAGGGCATGAGCCGGGCCGGGCCGGGCTGGTCCGGC
This portion of the Dermatophilaceae bacterium Sec6.4 genome encodes:
- a CDS encoding SHOCT domain-containing protein translates to MTVANSGLMWVWPGVLLLSVAVLVWGLALLRRAGVRRPARRVPGGGDDMAGAILTERLARGAIDQAEYEQRRRVLDEQ